A stretch of Chitinophaga caeni DNA encodes these proteins:
- the pnp gene encoding polyribonucleotide nucleotidyltransferase codes for MMLTPTSVKFDIGDGREVTIETGKMARQADGAVTVRLGNCILLATVVANKEPKEGQSFFPLIVDYQEKFASAGRIPGSFFKREGKLSDSEVLISRLIDRALRPLFPDDYLCDVQVLVSLISSDPEVMPDALACLAASAALAVSDVPIQEIISEVRVARVDGKMVINPNRSQLATADMDFIVAATEKNIMMVEGESKECSEEDLIQAIELAHNAIRIQVKAQEELRDKKGITAKREFTKPYDNPELKAKIAEFATEKIFNIAAAASAKHERSDAFKKVEEELVTFLGEELPEEDQALIGKYFHALEKEVVRNMILDKSIRLDGRSLDQVRPLEMEVDILPSPHGSALFTRGETQSLTTVTLGTPDDELLVETAATSNYSKFILHYNFPPFSTGEVKMMRGPGRREVGHGNLAMRSLKQMMPGNDYAYTVRVVSDILESNGSSSMATVCAGSLALMDAGVPLPKHVSGVAMGLISRASDGKWAVLTDILGDEDHLGDMDFKVTGTRDGICGIQMDIKVDGLSMDVMRQALAQANRGRMHILDAMYETMPAARPEPKPHAPRMEKLIIDREFIGAVIGPGGKVIQEIQRETGTTINIEEVGQTGEVSIFSSQKESLDKALEWVKGIVAVPEVGEVYESTVKSIMPYGAFVEFLPGKQGLLHISEVSWKRLENLDGVLTEGEKVKVKLTGTDPKTGKFKLSRKVLMPKPEGYVERPEREQRDGGDRRGGGFRDRGRGGDRDRDRGGDRGFRGGRDDRGTPPPMEAQEPMFDE; via the coding sequence ATGATGCTGACACCTACCTCGGTTAAATTTGATATAGGCGATGGCCGCGAGGTGACCATCGAAACGGGCAAGATGGCCCGCCAGGCTGATGGCGCCGTTACGGTAAGGCTCGGGAATTGTATCCTGTTGGCCACCGTGGTTGCAAACAAAGAACCAAAGGAAGGTCAATCATTCTTCCCACTGATCGTGGATTACCAGGAAAAATTTGCCTCTGCCGGTAGAATACCCGGCTCCTTCTTCAAACGCGAAGGCAAATTATCCGATTCTGAAGTTTTGATTTCCCGTTTGATCGACCGTGCTTTACGCCCCTTGTTCCCCGACGATTATTTATGTGATGTTCAAGTACTCGTTTCCCTTATTTCCTCTGACCCTGAAGTGATGCCGGATGCATTAGCTTGCTTGGCTGCTTCTGCTGCTTTAGCGGTGTCTGATGTTCCTATCCAGGAAATCATCTCCGAAGTTAGGGTGGCCAGGGTAGACGGTAAAATGGTCATCAACCCGAACCGTTCCCAGTTGGCGACTGCTGATATGGACTTTATCGTGGCTGCTACCGAGAAGAATATCATGATGGTAGAAGGGGAAAGTAAAGAATGTAGCGAGGAAGACCTTATCCAAGCGATCGAGTTAGCGCACAACGCTATCCGCATCCAGGTTAAAGCACAGGAAGAACTCCGCGATAAGAAAGGTATTACTGCCAAAAGGGAATTTACCAAACCTTACGATAATCCGGAACTGAAAGCGAAAATCGCTGAATTTGCTACGGAAAAAATATTCAACATCGCTGCTGCCGCTTCTGCGAAGCACGAACGCTCCGATGCTTTCAAGAAAGTAGAGGAAGAATTGGTGACTTTCTTAGGTGAGGAATTACCGGAAGAAGACCAAGCCCTGATCGGTAAATATTTCCACGCCCTCGAAAAAGAAGTGGTTCGTAACATGATCCTCGATAAAAGCATCCGCTTGGATGGCCGTAGCCTGGATCAAGTTCGCCCGCTGGAAATGGAAGTGGACATTTTACCTTCCCCGCACGGTTCCGCTTTGTTTACCCGCGGTGAAACGCAGTCTTTGACAACCGTAACCCTCGGTACCCCCGATGATGAACTGTTGGTTGAAACCGCTGCAACATCTAATTACTCTAAATTTATCCTCCACTATAACTTCCCTCCATTTTCTACCGGTGAGGTGAAAATGATGCGCGGCCCCGGTCGCCGTGAAGTGGGTCATGGTAACCTGGCGATGCGTTCCCTGAAACAAATGATGCCGGGTAATGACTATGCTTACACCGTGAGGGTTGTTTCCGATATCTTGGAATCTAACGGTTCTTCTTCCATGGCGACAGTTTGCGCTGGTTCCTTGGCTTTGATGGACGCCGGTGTTCCTTTACCGAAGCACGTTTCCGGTGTGGCTATGGGTTTAATCTCCCGTGCCAGCGATGGTAAATGGGCGGTATTGACAGATATCTTGGGAGATGAAGATCACCTGGGTGATATGGACTTTAAAGTAACCGGTACCCGCGATGGTATTTGCGGTATCCAGATGGATATCAAGGTAGATGGTTTGAGTATGGACGTAATGCGTCAAGCATTGGCCCAAGCAAACCGTGGTCGTATGCACATCCTCGATGCGATGTACGAAACAATGCCTGCCGCTCGTCCTGAACCGAAACCGCATGCTCCGCGTATGGAGAAACTGATCATCGACCGCGAATTTATCGGCGCCGTGATCGGACCAGGCGGTAAGGTTATCCAGGAGATCCAACGTGAAACAGGTACTACCATTAATATCGAAGAAGTTGGTCAAACCGGTGAAGTAAGTATCTTCTCTTCCCAGAAAGAAAGCTTGGATAAAGCTTTAGAATGGGTTAAAGGTATCGTGGCTGTTCCGGAAGTAGGCGAAGTATACGAATCTACCGTTAAGTCTATCATGCCTTACGGTGCGTTCGTAGAATTCTTACCTGGAAAACAAGGTTTGCTGCATATCTCCGAAGTTTCTTGGAAACGTCTTGAAAACCTAGACGGTGTATTAACAGAAGGTGAAAAAGTGAAAGTGAAATTGACAGGAACCGATCCGAAAACCGGTAAGTTCAAGTTGAGCCGCAAAGTGTTGATGCCAAAACCTGAAGGTTATGTTGAAAGACCGGAGCGTGAACAACGTGACGGTGGCGATAGGAGAGGCGGTGGCTTCAGAGATCGTGGCCGTGGCGGTGATCGTGATCGCGATCGCGGTGGTGACCGTGGTTTCAGGGGAGGACGTGACGA
- the rpsO gene encoding 30S ribosomal protein S15, protein MPYLTVEKTANIFKEFGGSEKNTGSIEAQIALLTVRISSISAHLKENKKDFSTHRGLMKMVGQRKRLLSYLSKTNLEGYRALIEKLGLRK, encoded by the coding sequence ATGCCTTACTTAACAGTAGAAAAGACAGCAAATATTTTTAAAGAATTTGGTGGTAGCGAGAAAAATACCGGTTCAATCGAAGCTCAAATCGCTTTATTGACAGTTCGTATCTCTAGTATTTCAGCTCACTTGAAAGAAAACAAGAAAGATTTCTCTACCCACCGTGGTTTGATGAAGATGGTAGGTCAAAGAAAGCGTTTACTTTCTTACCTATCAAAAACTAACTTGGAAGGCTACCGCGCACTTATCGAAAAGTTAGGTCTCAGAAAATAA